In Streptomyces sp. NBC_01717, one DNA window encodes the following:
- a CDS encoding histidine phosphatase family protein has translation MPTLILVRHGRSTANTAGVLAGRTPGVALDERGAAQAAALPGRLASLTLAAVVTSPLQRCRETLQPLLDARPGLPLHTEERISECDYGDWAGRKLAELTDEPLMAVVQQHPSAAAFPGGESMRAMQARAVDAVRDWNARIEAEHGDGAVYVMCSHGDIIKSLVADALGMHLDLFQRIQAEPCSVTAIRYTRLRPFLLRLGDTGDFASLEPREQSAGTDADTDATVGGGAGAP, from the coding sequence ATGCCGACCCTGATCCTCGTACGCCACGGACGCTCCACCGCCAACACGGCCGGGGTGCTCGCGGGCCGGACCCCCGGTGTCGCGCTCGACGAGCGCGGCGCCGCGCAGGCCGCCGCGCTGCCCGGGCGACTCGCCTCACTGACCCTCGCCGCCGTCGTCACCAGCCCCCTGCAGCGGTGCCGGGAGACGCTGCAGCCGCTGCTCGACGCCCGGCCCGGGCTGCCGCTGCACACCGAGGAGCGGATCAGCGAGTGCGACTACGGCGACTGGGCGGGACGCAAGCTCGCGGAACTCACCGACGAGCCGCTGATGGCCGTCGTGCAGCAGCACCCCTCGGCCGCGGCGTTCCCCGGCGGGGAGTCGATGCGCGCCATGCAGGCACGTGCCGTCGACGCGGTACGGGACTGGAACGCCCGGATCGAGGCCGAGCACGGCGACGGAGCCGTGTACGTCATGTGCTCGCACGGCGACATCATCAAGTCCCTCGTCGCCGACGCACTCGGGATGCACCTCGACCTCTTCCAGCGGATCCAGGCCGAACCCTGCTCGGTCACCGCGATCCGGTACACCCGGCTACGGCCCTTCCTGCTGCGGCTCGGCGACACCGGGGACTTCGCCTCGCTGGAGCCGCGCGAACAGAGTGCAGGCACCGATGCGGATACGGATGCGACGGTCGGGGGCGGCGCTGGGGCGCCGTGA
- a CDS encoding SCO1664 family protein translates to MPAPERIPPGSLTDAELVNLLTKGQLTVLGQVGGASNAVLYCTVAYEGEERTCVYKPVAGEQPLWDFPDGTLAQREVAAYEISEAMGWGLVPPTVLRDGPYGEGMCQLWVEAPAGESADGDSPLLALVEDEEPADGWKAVALAEVGEGKTALLVHADDPRLRRLAVLDAVINNGDRKGGHLLPAPGGRLYGIDHGVTFNADDKLRTLLWGWAGEPLTAEAVEALGRLAEELVPGTALVTRLAELITAVEIDALRGRVEGLRVAGRHPEPSGGWPSIPWPPV, encoded by the coding sequence ATGCCCGCGCCAGAACGGATACCGCCGGGGAGCCTGACGGACGCCGAGCTGGTCAACCTGCTCACCAAGGGGCAGCTCACCGTCCTCGGTCAGGTCGGGGGGGCATCCAACGCGGTGCTCTACTGCACGGTCGCGTACGAGGGCGAGGAACGGACCTGCGTCTACAAGCCCGTCGCCGGGGAACAGCCGCTGTGGGACTTCCCCGACGGCACGCTCGCCCAGCGGGAGGTGGCCGCGTACGAGATCTCCGAGGCGATGGGGTGGGGGCTGGTGCCGCCGACCGTGCTGAGGGACGGACCGTACGGGGAGGGCATGTGCCAGCTCTGGGTCGAGGCGCCTGCCGGGGAATCGGCGGACGGTGACTCACCGCTGCTGGCGCTCGTCGAGGACGAGGAGCCGGCGGACGGGTGGAAGGCCGTCGCCCTCGCCGAGGTGGGCGAGGGGAAGACGGCCCTGCTGGTGCACGCGGACGATCCGCGGCTGCGGAGGCTCGCGGTGCTCGACGCGGTGATCAACAACGGTGACCGCAAGGGCGGCCACCTGCTGCCCGCGCCCGGCGGCCGGCTGTACGGCATCGACCACGGTGTGACATTCAACGCGGACGACAAGCTGCGGACGCTGCTGTGGGGGTGGGCGGGCGAGCCGTTGACGGCCGAGGCCGTCGAGGCGCTGGGGCGGTTGGCGGAGGAACTCGTGCCGGGGACGGCGCTGGTCACTCGACTGGCGGAGCTGATCACTGCGGTGGAGATCGATGCGTTGCGCGGGAGGGTGGAGGGGCTGCGGGTGGCGGGGCGGCACCCGGAGCCGAGTGGGGGGTGGCCGTCCATACCGTGGCCGCCGGTGTGA
- a CDS encoding aldo/keto reductase, with amino-acid sequence MEQRHLGRTGLRVSRIGLGTLTWGRDTDEHDAAEQLKAFWEAGGTLIDTADVYGGGEAEYLLGQLVEGLVPRHDLVIATKAGSVADPYRRFNGSRGHLLAALDASLERLGTDYVDLWQVHAFDPVTPLEETLQAVDLAVSTGRARYAGVSNFCGWQLAKAATWQLASPGVRTRLASTQMEYSLLQRGVEREVLPAALDLGVGLLPSSPLGRGVLTGKYRTGTPADSRGASELLAPFVEPYLDDPASRIVDAVATAADGLATTPLQVALAWVRDRPGVVAPIVGARNAQQLTEALSVEALSLPDEICQALDDVSAPVHRYPDQDWSTL; translated from the coding sequence ATGGAGCAGAGGCATCTCGGCCGCACCGGCCTTCGAGTGTCCCGGATCGGGCTCGGCACCCTCACCTGGGGCCGGGACACCGACGAGCACGACGCTGCCGAACAGCTGAAGGCCTTCTGGGAGGCGGGCGGCACGCTGATCGACACAGCCGATGTGTACGGCGGCGGCGAGGCCGAGTACCTGCTGGGGCAGCTCGTCGAGGGGCTGGTGCCTCGGCACGATCTGGTCATCGCCACGAAAGCGGGCAGCGTGGCCGATCCGTACCGCCGTTTCAACGGCTCGCGCGGGCATCTGCTGGCCGCGCTGGACGCTTCGCTGGAGCGGCTCGGTACGGATTACGTGGACTTGTGGCAGGTGCACGCCTTCGACCCGGTGACTCCGCTGGAGGAGACCCTTCAGGCGGTCGACCTGGCGGTGTCGACCGGCCGCGCCCGGTACGCGGGGGTGTCCAACTTCTGCGGCTGGCAGCTCGCCAAGGCGGCGACCTGGCAGCTCGCCTCGCCCGGGGTGCGCACCCGGCTGGCCAGTACGCAGATGGAGTACTCACTGCTGCAGCGGGGCGTGGAACGCGAGGTGCTGCCGGCCGCGCTCGATCTGGGCGTGGGGCTGCTGCCGTCGTCCCCGCTGGGCCGCGGGGTGCTGACCGGCAAGTACCGGACGGGCACTCCGGCGGACTCGCGCGGCGCATCGGAGCTGCTGGCCCCGTTCGTCGAGCCGTATCTCGACGACCCGGCGAGCCGCATCGTGGACGCGGTGGCGACGGCGGCCGACGGTCTGGCCACGACACCCCTGCAGGTGGCGCTCGCCTGGGTCCGGGACCGGCCGGGAGTGGTGGCTCCGATCGTCGGCGCACGCAACGCGCAGCAGCTCACGGAAGCATTGTCAGTGGAGGCGCTTAGTCTTCCTGACGAGATCTGCCAGGCGCTCGACGATGTGTCGGCGCCCGTGCACCGCTATCCCGACCAGGACTGGAGCACGCTGTGA
- the corA gene encoding magnesium/cobalt transporter CorA, translated as MRAVIVDCAIYRDGRRTDGPADFSDALDEARATGDAFLWIGLHEPTEKEFDLVSSEFALHPLAVEDALCAHQRPKLEVYDDSLFVVIKPVVYEPEGDTVTTDELMLFIGDSFVVTVRHGESAPLAEVRRRLEAEPEVLRHGPTAVLYAVSDAVVDHYIDVAAELQVDLEELEAEVFAPNGSGDTKNTASRIYTFKRQVLEFRRATGPLSAPMGRLAGASVPFVDEHSQPFFRDVGDHLTRANEHVEGLDRLLSDILAAHLAQTGLRQNDDMRKISAWAAMAAVPTMVAGIYGMNFDHMPELHWVWTYPTVIVLMGCAVFGLYRMFKRRGWL; from the coding sequence ATGCGCGCCGTGATTGTGGACTGTGCCATCTACCGGGACGGGCGTCGTACCGACGGACCCGCCGATTTCTCCGATGCCCTCGACGAGGCACGGGCCACCGGGGACGCTTTTCTCTGGATCGGGCTGCACGAGCCCACGGAGAAGGAGTTCGACCTCGTCAGCAGCGAGTTCGCGCTGCACCCGCTGGCCGTGGAGGACGCGCTGTGCGCGCACCAGCGGCCCAAGCTGGAGGTGTACGACGACTCCCTCTTCGTGGTCATCAAGCCTGTGGTGTACGAACCGGAAGGCGACACGGTCACCACCGACGAGCTGATGCTCTTCATAGGCGATTCGTTCGTCGTCACGGTCCGGCACGGGGAGAGTGCGCCGCTCGCCGAGGTACGCCGCCGGCTGGAGGCCGAACCGGAGGTGCTCAGGCACGGGCCGACCGCGGTGCTGTACGCGGTCAGCGACGCCGTCGTCGACCACTACATAGACGTGGCGGCCGAGCTCCAGGTCGACCTGGAGGAGCTGGAGGCCGAGGTGTTCGCACCGAACGGCAGCGGGGACACCAAGAACACCGCATCGCGCATCTACACCTTCAAGCGGCAGGTGCTGGAGTTCCGCCGGGCCACCGGCCCGCTGAGCGCGCCGATGGGCCGGCTGGCGGGCGCCAGCGTGCCGTTCGTCGACGAGCACTCGCAGCCGTTCTTCCGGGACGTGGGCGACCATCTGACCCGTGCCAACGAGCATGTGGAGGGGCTGGACCGGCTGCTCTCCGACATCCTGGCCGCACATCTGGCGCAGACGGGGCTGCGGCAGAACGACGACATGCGGAAGATCTCGGCCTGGGCGGCCATGGCTGCCGTTCCGACCATGGTGGCGGGGATCTACGGCATGAACTTCGACCACATGCCCGAGCTGCACTGGGTGTGGACGTATCCGACGGTGATCGTGCTGATGGGCTGTGCGGTCTTCGGCCTGTACCGCATGTTCAAGCGCCGCGGCTGGCTCTGA
- a CDS encoding LLM class F420-dependent oxidoreductase — protein sequence MRLGINLGYWGAGMDGDNLAVAQEADRLGYDVCWAAEAYGSDAPTVLTWVAAQTESIDVGSAIMQIPARQPAMTAMTAATLDSLSGGRFRLGLGVSGPQVSEGWYGVKFDKPLARTREYVEIVRRAMSRERLSYEGEHWTLPLPDGPGKPIKLTVHPQREHIPLYIAAIGPKNLEQTGEIADGALLIFPSAEHLEDTAVKHLRAGREKAGKTMEGFDVCPTLPLAVGDDINGLADMFRPYTALYVGGMGSRKQNFYNQLAQRMGYEKEAAEIQDKYLSGDKNGAAAAVPHQLIDQTTLLGSVERIAERMQAYAAAGVTTLTLAPAGFTLDERLAALRAGTDALELSGLTA from the coding sequence ATGCGGCTCGGCATCAATCTCGGTTACTGGGGCGCGGGAATGGACGGCGACAACCTCGCCGTCGCCCAGGAGGCCGACCGGCTCGGCTACGACGTCTGCTGGGCGGCCGAGGCGTACGGCTCCGACGCCCCGACCGTACTGACCTGGGTCGCGGCCCAGACCGAGTCCATCGACGTCGGCTCCGCCATCATGCAGATCCCGGCCCGCCAGCCGGCCATGACGGCGATGACCGCCGCCACGCTCGACTCGCTCTCCGGCGGCAGGTTCCGCCTCGGCCTCGGTGTGTCGGGACCGCAGGTCTCCGAGGGCTGGTACGGCGTCAAGTTCGACAAGCCGCTGGCCCGTACCCGTGAGTACGTGGAGATCGTCCGCCGGGCGATGTCCCGCGAGCGGCTCTCGTACGAGGGCGAGCACTGGACGCTCCCGCTCCCGGACGGCCCGGGCAAGCCCATCAAGCTGACCGTCCACCCGCAGCGCGAGCACATTCCGCTGTACATCGCCGCGATCGGCCCGAAGAACCTGGAGCAGACCGGCGAGATCGCCGACGGTGCGCTGCTGATCTTCCCGTCCGCCGAACACCTCGAGGACACCGCCGTGAAGCACCTGCGGGCGGGCCGCGAGAAGGCAGGGAAGACCATGGAGGGCTTCGACGTCTGCCCGACGCTGCCGCTGGCCGTCGGTGACGACATCAACGGGCTCGCCGACATGTTCCGCCCGTACACCGCGCTGTACGTCGGCGGCATGGGCAGCCGCAAGCAGAACTTCTACAACCAGCTCGCCCAGCGCATGGGGTACGAGAAGGAAGCCGCCGAGATCCAGGACAAGTACCTGTCCGGCGACAAGAACGGTGCCGCGGCCGCCGTGCCGCACCAGCTGATCGACCAGACCACACTGCTCGGTTCGGTCGAGCGGATCGCCGAGCGGATGCAGGCCTACGCCGCCGCCGGTGTCACCACGCTGACCCTCGCCCCGGCCGGCTTCACACTCGACGAGCGGCTCGCCGCCCTGCGCGCCGGTACGGACGCCCTGGAGCTGTCCGGCCTGACCGCCTGA
- a CDS encoding ATP-dependent DNA helicase, translating into MTALPRGETPGPSAAADDTVVADTAAAAPDPSAQDVGGDASGAATDPEAEETDGTDAAGAADSTDTADGEAAAALSEAEAELAAQRELRERIEKRKAEKGGPIAAGAKLSGPAADLLAAVRAVESGEKPGAAFFDAPAPAPRRVAPAPAPVRPRASEPVRAPQGASAEAVAAVSAVLAEGGAPEVLAGPAAQTLGAQAADVLREDPWQLLAVAGVRPEQADGFARALLGADCGPDDERRTAALVGWLLERAALQGHTALDASAVRAALAERAVTDPEAAVQHAVAEGVVLVFQEGLDEPADEGAEELAESGEQAEVSAGQEPPQVLLGLDRYALAEESLADGLARLVNACEKDADWSEPAAAAGSPSAAELVRTVAAGGLVAHTGGEAARAEPAALITAARSLGLQAVGATHSVDGSRRLAEALGDPSAAVTITGLLSGAEGPGRDEDGAIAVDLLVVLDAPQLDVETAAILVESLADGTRLVLSGDPGVLGSAGAGRVFADVLAARTCPQVVSRTPDPGPIGELVSGIGIGELNQVEAPGKEVVIVPVHDAGEAVHRTVQLVADSVPRAIGVPSADTQVITVGHGGPAGTRALNTALKQRLNAGPGRFGGFDPGDRVVHIPTPGRTVPGVVVSADAEGLHLDCAGTPVVVPQERVESSVRHGWALSAHQATGMRWPAVVVVLPGDAAQGLSRAWVYTAFSRGERHLSVVHGVDQALPRAVAQSPSQDRTTRLRALLEALPTATV; encoded by the coding sequence GTGACTGCGCTTCCCCGGGGGGAAACCCCCGGCCCCTCGGCCGCCGCCGACGACACCGTTGTCGCGGACACCGCTGCCGCCGCACCCGACCCGTCCGCCCAGGACGTGGGAGGGGACGCGAGCGGGGCGGCCACGGACCCCGAGGCGGAGGAGACGGACGGGACGGACGCGGCCGGCGCGGCGGACTCCACCGACACGGCCGACGGCGAGGCGGCCGCCGCGCTCTCCGAGGCCGAGGCCGAGCTCGCTGCCCAGCGTGAGTTGCGGGAGCGGATCGAGAAGCGCAAGGCCGAGAAGGGCGGTCCCATCGCGGCCGGCGCCAAGCTGAGCGGGCCGGCCGCCGATCTGCTGGCGGCGGTGCGCGCCGTGGAGAGCGGCGAGAAGCCCGGTGCGGCGTTCTTCGACGCGCCCGCGCCCGCCCCCCGCCGGGTCGCTCCCGCACCCGCACCGGTACGCCCCCGTGCATCCGAGCCGGTCCGGGCGCCGCAGGGCGCCTCCGCGGAGGCCGTGGCCGCGGTGTCGGCCGTGCTGGCCGAGGGCGGGGCGCCGGAGGTACTGGCGGGCCCGGCGGCACAGACGCTCGGCGCTCAGGCGGCCGACGTGCTGCGTGAGGACCCGTGGCAGCTGCTGGCCGTCGCCGGCGTCCGGCCTGAGCAGGCCGACGGCTTCGCGCGGGCGCTGCTGGGTGCCGACTGCGGCCCGGACGACGAGCGGCGGACGGCGGCGCTGGTCGGTTGGCTGCTTGAGCGCGCCGCGCTGCAGGGGCATACCGCGCTGGACGCCTCTGCCGTGCGGGCCGCGCTCGCCGAGCGTGCGGTGACCGACCCCGAGGCAGCCGTGCAGCACGCTGTCGCCGAGGGCGTCGTGCTGGTCTTCCAGGAGGGTCTGGACGAGCCGGCCGACGAGGGGGCTGAGGAGCTCGCGGAATCCGGCGAGCAGGCCGAGGTCAGCGCCGGGCAGGAGCCGCCGCAGGTGCTCCTCGGGCTCGACCGGTACGCGCTCGCCGAGGAGAGTCTCGCCGACGGTCTGGCGCGGCTGGTCAACGCCTGTGAGAAGGATGCCGACTGGTCGGAGCCGGCCGCGGCCGCCGGTTCCCCCTCCGCGGCCGAGCTGGTCCGCACGGTCGCGGCCGGTGGCCTCGTCGCGCACACCGGCGGTGAGGCGGCCAGGGCCGAACCCGCCGCGCTGATCACCGCCGCCCGCTCCCTCGGGCTGCAGGCCGTCGGCGCCACCCACAGCGTGGACGGCAGTCGGCGGCTGGCCGAGGCACTCGGCGACCCGTCCGCGGCAGTCACCATCACCGGACTGCTCTCCGGCGCGGAGGGCCCCGGCCGGGACGAGGACGGGGCGATCGCCGTCGACCTGCTGGTCGTGCTGGACGCCCCGCAGCTGGATGTCGAGACGGCCGCGATCCTGGTGGAGTCCCTCGCCGACGGCACCCGGCTGGTGCTGAGCGGCGATCCGGGAGTGCTGGGCTCGGCGGGTGCGGGCCGGGTGTTCGCGGACGTGCTGGCCGCCCGCACGTGCCCGCAGGTGGTCTCCCGTACGCCGGATCCCGGTCCGATCGGCGAGCTGGTCTCCGGGATCGGCATCGGCGAGCTGAACCAGGTGGAAGCGCCCGGCAAGGAAGTGGTGATCGTCCCCGTGCACGACGCGGGCGAGGCGGTGCACCGCACCGTGCAACTGGTCGCCGACTCGGTGCCGCGCGCGATCGGCGTACCGTCGGCGGACACACAGGTGATCACCGTCGGGCACGGCGGCCCGGCGGGCACCCGGGCGCTCAACACAGCGCTCAAGCAGCGGCTGAACGCCGGCCCCGGACGGTTCGGCGGTTTCGACCCGGGCGACCGGGTCGTGCACATCCCGACGCCCGGCAGGACGGTCCCCGGCGTGGTCGTCTCGGCCGACGCCGAGGGCCTGCATCTGGACTGCGCGGGCACGCCGGTCGTCGTACCGCAGGAGCGGGTGGAGTCGTCGGTACGCCACGGCTGGGCCCTCAGCGCCCACCAGGCGACCGGGATGCGATGGCCGGCAGTGGTCGTCGTACTGCCCGGTGACGCCGCGCAGGGGCTGAGCCGGGCGTGGGTGTACACCGCGTTCAGCCGTGGGGAGCGGCATCTGTCCGTGGTGCACGGGGTGGACCAGGCGCTGCCGCGCGCGGTGGCCCAGTCCCCGTCCCAGGACCGCACGACCCGGCTGCGCGCCCTGCTGGAGGCGCTGCCGACGGCCACGGTCTAG
- a CDS encoding DUF3090 domain-containing protein codes for MSRQVFLYDPPDRFVAGTVGLPGRRTFFLQASSGGRVTSVALEKTQVAALAERIDELLDEVVRRTGGNSPVPAVAPMDVTDTAPLDVPVEEEFRVGTMALAWDGEEQRMIVEAQALVELDADSDDDLAEAEERMLQDEENGPPMLRVRLSGAQARAFAKRALDVVNAGRPPCPLCSLPLDPEGHVCPRQNGYRRGA; via the coding sequence GTGTCCCGTCAGGTGTTCCTCTACGACCCCCCGGACCGTTTCGTGGCCGGTACGGTCGGGCTGCCTGGACGTCGTACGTTCTTCCTGCAGGCCTCCTCAGGCGGACGTGTCACCAGCGTGGCCCTGGAGAAGACCCAGGTCGCCGCGCTCGCCGAACGGATCGACGAACTCCTCGACGAGGTGGTGCGGCGGACCGGCGGGAACTCCCCGGTGCCCGCCGTGGCACCGATGGATGTCACCGACACCGCGCCGCTCGACGTGCCCGTCGAGGAGGAGTTCCGGGTCGGCACCATGGCACTCGCCTGGGACGGCGAGGAGCAGCGCATGATCGTCGAGGCGCAGGCCCTGGTCGAGCTGGACGCGGACTCCGACGACGATCTCGCGGAGGCCGAGGAGCGGATGCTGCAGGACGAGGAGAACGGTCCGCCGATGCTCCGGGTCCGGCTCAGCGGCGCGCAGGCCCGCGCGTTCGCCAAGCGCGCCCTGGACGTCGTCAACGCAGGCCGCCCGCCGTGCCCGCTGTGCAGCCTGCCGCTCGACCCGGAAGGACATGTATGCCCGCGCCAGAACGGATACCGCCGGGGAGCCTGA
- a CDS encoding ferritin-like domain-containing protein, whose product MLSAKNLFQEILDNDESFRLFCSVAAGGESQGGWENGRIAALAPESQRALVPKIARHGADEDKHGRIFNALLKRRGLRPVEVPHETDYTMLLEQHGVGLAHEQLKRDEPLTEQDIIMYLAHSRVTEQRASEQMALLLRYFADHPDLGRAVKMISNDEDNHLSYCHEELLRLARSGHGRTIQRILRQCALTEIRVYRDVSLAVMDHMGRILGWPSAKAAVLAAAIRGIYAYERLVGWRRMVSLAPPERRDALGGPPVPAPEYA is encoded by the coding sequence ATGCTCTCGGCAAAGAACCTGTTCCAGGAGATCCTCGACAACGACGAGTCGTTCCGTCTCTTCTGTTCCGTCGCCGCCGGCGGAGAGTCCCAGGGCGGCTGGGAGAACGGCCGCATCGCGGCCCTCGCCCCCGAGAGCCAGCGCGCCCTGGTCCCCAAGATCGCCCGGCACGGCGCCGACGAGGACAAGCACGGCCGGATCTTCAACGCCCTGCTGAAGAGGCGCGGGCTTCGGCCGGTCGAGGTGCCGCACGAGACCGACTACACGATGCTCCTGGAGCAGCACGGCGTCGGCCTCGCCCACGAGCAGTTGAAGCGCGACGAACCGCTCACCGAGCAGGACATCATCATGTATCTCGCGCACAGCAGAGTCACCGAGCAGCGCGCCTCCGAACAGATGGCACTGCTCCTCAGGTACTTCGCCGACCACCCGGACCTGGGCCGCGCGGTGAAGATGATCTCGAACGACGAGGACAACCATCTGTCCTACTGTCACGAGGAGTTGCTCCGCCTCGCCCGGTCCGGACACGGCCGCACGATCCAGCGCATCCTGCGGCAGTGCGCGCTCACCGAGATCCGGGTGTACCGCGACGTCAGCCTCGCCGTGATGGACCACATGGGCCGCATCCTGGGCTGGCCCAGCGCCAAGGCGGCGGTGCTGGCCGCCGCGATCCGCGGCATCTACGCGTACGAACGCCTCGTCGGCTGGCGGCGCATGGTCAGCCTGGCACCGCCCGAGCGGCGCGACGCGCTGGGCGGCCCGCCGGTCCCGGCGCCGGAGTACGCCTGA